Proteins from one Monodelphis domestica isolate mMonDom1 chromosome 6, mMonDom1.pri, whole genome shotgun sequence genomic window:
- the RNASEH2C gene encoding ribonuclease H2 subunit C: protein MPDGAASSVPGLIRLQPGSLSAAEPTPLHLLPCKIQHNGPAAISRFFSPTIRPGPSGPVVSFRGRSLHGEEVTVPPGYVGLVLREEDKSEGSEDRTVQAMSSFSSFTLWGLEAPPGRDARIHGALTWPSLATAIHAPVANED from the exons GTCCCGGGCCTCATCCGGCTGCAGCCGGGTTCCCTGAGCGCTGCGGAGCCGACGCCGCTGCACCTGCTGCCGTGCAAGATCCAGCACAACGGACCCGCCGCCATCAGCCGCTTTTTCAGCCCGACCATTAGGCCGGGGCCTTCAG GGCCGGTGGTGTCCTTCCGGGGCCGGAGCCTGCACGGAGAGGAGGTGACGGTCCCCCCGGGCTACGTGGGGCTGGTGCTCCGGGAGGAAGACAAGTCAGAGGGCTCGGAG GACCGCACTGTGCAGGCCATGAGCAGCTTCAGCAGCTTCACCCTTTGGGGTCTGGAGGCCCCTCCAGGGCGGGATGCCCGGATACACGGAGCCCTGACCTGGCCCAGCCTGGCCACTGCT ATCCATGCACCTGTGGCCAACGAAGACTGA
- the KAT5 gene encoding histone acetyltransferase KAT5 isoform X3, with amino-acid sequence MRRRGARPRPDSGPGPRSKRSSACSPGGRTPLPAFIFAVRAAPATSGSRHFLARSGPPRGLQTLTPLQLESGRLQHAGRDVTSRSRKRLLREGGKMAEVGEVIEGCRLPVLRRNQDNEDEWPLAEILSVKDISGRKLFYVHYIDFNKRLDEWVTHDRLDLKKIQFPKKEAKTPTKNGLPGSRPGSPEREVKRKVEVVSPATPVPSETAPASVFPQNGSTRRALAAQPGRKRKSNCLGTDEDSQDSSDGIPSAPRMTGSLVSDRSHDDIVTRMKNIECIELGRHRLKPWYFSPYPQELTALPVLYLCEFCLKYGKSLKCLQRHLTKCDLRHPPGNEIYRKGTISFFEIDGRKNKSYSQNLCLLAKCFLDHKTLYYDTDPFLFYVMTEYDCKGFHIVGYFSKEKESTEDYNVACILTLPPYQRRGYGKLLIEFSYELSKVEGKTGTPEKPLSDLGLLSYRSYWSQTILEILMGLKSESGERPQITINEISEITSIKKEDVISTLQYLNLINYYKGQYILTLSEDIVDGHERAMLKRLLRIDSKCLHFTPKDWSKRGKW; translated from the exons ATGAGAAGGCGAGGAGCTAGGCCCCGCCCTGATTCCGGCCCGGGGCCTCGAAGTAAACGCTCCTCTGCCTGCTCGCCCGGAGGCCGAACGCCACTGCCGGCGTTTATTTTCGCCGTTCGAGCCGCACCCGCCACAAGCGGCTCCCGACATTTCTTGGCCCGGTCCGGCCCTCCCAGAGGCCTCCAGACCCTCACACCCCTGCAGCTAGAATCCGGGAGGCTCCAGCACGCCGGACGTGACGTCACCTCACGGAGCCGGAAGCGGCtcctgagggagggagggaagatggcGGAGGTG GGCGAGGTCATCGAGGGTTGCCGCTTGCCCGTGCTGCGGCGTAACCAGGACAACGAGGATGAGTGGC CTCTGGCAGAGATCCTGAGTGTGAAGGACATCAGTGGGCGGAAGCTTTTCTACGTCCATTACATTGACT TCAACAAGCGCCTAGATGAGTGGGTGACCCATGACAGGCTGGACCTAAAGAAAATCCAGTTTCCCAAGAAAGAGGCCAAGACCCCCACCAAAAATGGGCTCCCTGGGTCCAGACCGGGCTCCCCTGAAAGGGAGGTG AAAAGAAAAGTGGAAGTGGTTTCTCCAGCAACTCCCGTGCCCAGCGAGACGGCACCGGCTTCTGTTTTTCCTCAG AACGGCTCAACCCGGAGGGCCCTGGCAGCCCAGCCGGGACGGAAGAGAAAGTCTAACTGTTTAGGCACCGATGAG GACTCCCAGGACAGCTCAGACGGAATCCCGTCAGCCCCTCGCATGACCGGCAGCTTGGTGTCCGACCGGAGCCACGACGACATCGTCACCCGCATGAAGAACATCGAGTGCATCGAGCTTGGCCGGCACCGCCTCAAGCCCTGGTACTTCTCCCCGTACCCCCAGGAGCTGACCGCTCTGCCTGTGCTCTATCTCTGCGAGTTCTGTCTGAAGTATGGAAAAAGCCTCAAGTGTCTACAGCGCCACCTG ACCAAATGTGACCTGCGCCATCCCCCAGGCAATGAGATTTACCGAAAGggcaccatttccttctttgaaattGATGGGCGTAAGAACAAG aGTTACTCCCAGAACCTCTGTCTTTTGGCCAAGTGTTTCCTGGACCACAAGACCCTGTATTACGACACAGACCCCTTCCTCTTCTATGTCATGACCGAGTACGACTGCAAGGGCTTCCACATCGTCGGCTACTTTTCCAAG GAAAAAGAGTCCACCGAGGATTACAATGTGGCCTGCATTCTGACTCTACCTCCCTACCAGCGCCGTGGCTATGGCAAGCTGCTCATTGAGTTCA GCTATGAGTTGTCTAAGGTGGAAGGGAAAACGGGGACACCCGAGAAGCCCCTCTCGGACCTCGGCCTTCTGTCCTATCGCAGCTACTGGTCCCAGACCATCCTGGAGATCCTCatgggcctgaagtcagagagCGGGGAGAGGCCCCAGATTACAATCAA TGAGATCAGTGAGATCACCAGCATCAAGAAGGAAGATGTCATCTCGACGCTACAGTACCTCAATCTCATTAACTACTACAAG GGCCAGTACATCCTGACGCTGTCTGAGGACATCGTGGACGGCCACGAGCGTGCCATGCTCAAACGGCTTTTGCGCATTGACTCCAAGTGTCTACACTTCACACCAAAGGACTGGAGCAAACGGGGAAAGTGGTGA
- the KAT5 gene encoding histone acetyltransferase KAT5 isoform X1: MRRRGARPRPDSGPGPRSKRSSACSPGGRTPLPAFIFAVRAAPATSGSRHFLARSGPPRGLQTLTPLQLESGRLQHAGRDVTSRSRKRLLREGGKMAEVGEVIEGCRLPVLRRNQDNEDEWPLAEILSVKDISGRKLFYVHYIDFNKRLDEWVTHDRLDLKKIQFPKKEAKTPTKNGLPGSRPGSPEREVRKTLDLSLQPASAQASGKTLPIPVQITLRFNLPKEREAIPGGEPDQPLSSSSCLQPNHRSTKRKVEVVSPATPVPSETAPASVFPQNGSTRRALAAQPGRKRKSNCLGTDEDSQDSSDGIPSAPRMTGSLVSDRSHDDIVTRMKNIECIELGRHRLKPWYFSPYPQELTALPVLYLCEFCLKYGKSLKCLQRHLTKCDLRHPPGNEIYRKGTISFFEIDGRKNKSYSQNLCLLAKCFLDHKTLYYDTDPFLFYVMTEYDCKGFHIVGYFSKEKESTEDYNVACILTLPPYQRRGYGKLLIEFSYELSKVEGKTGTPEKPLSDLGLLSYRSYWSQTILEILMGLKSESGERPQITINEISEITSIKKEDVISTLQYLNLINYYKGQYILTLSEDIVDGHERAMLKRLLRIDSKCLHFTPKDWSKRGKW; the protein is encoded by the exons ATGAGAAGGCGAGGAGCTAGGCCCCGCCCTGATTCCGGCCCGGGGCCTCGAAGTAAACGCTCCTCTGCCTGCTCGCCCGGAGGCCGAACGCCACTGCCGGCGTTTATTTTCGCCGTTCGAGCCGCACCCGCCACAAGCGGCTCCCGACATTTCTTGGCCCGGTCCGGCCCTCCCAGAGGCCTCCAGACCCTCACACCCCTGCAGCTAGAATCCGGGAGGCTCCAGCACGCCGGACGTGACGTCACCTCACGGAGCCGGAAGCGGCtcctgagggagggagggaagatggcGGAGGTG GGCGAGGTCATCGAGGGTTGCCGCTTGCCCGTGCTGCGGCGTAACCAGGACAACGAGGATGAGTGGC CTCTGGCAGAGATCCTGAGTGTGAAGGACATCAGTGGGCGGAAGCTTTTCTACGTCCATTACATTGACT TCAACAAGCGCCTAGATGAGTGGGTGACCCATGACAGGCTGGACCTAAAGAAAATCCAGTTTCCCAAGAAAGAGGCCAAGACCCCCACCAAAAATGGGCTCCCTGGGTCCAGACCGGGCTCCCCTGAAAGGGAGGTG aggaAGACCCTGGACCTATCTCTACAGCCGGCTTCGGCCCAGGCCAGTGGGAAGACACTGCCGATCCCGGTGCAGATCACGCTCCGCTTCAACCTACCCAAGGAGCGCGAGGCCATCCCCGGCGGCGAGCCTGACCAGCCCCTCTCCTCCAGCTCCTGCCTGCAACCCAACCACCGTTCCACG AAAAGAAAAGTGGAAGTGGTTTCTCCAGCAACTCCCGTGCCCAGCGAGACGGCACCGGCTTCTGTTTTTCCTCAG AACGGCTCAACCCGGAGGGCCCTGGCAGCCCAGCCGGGACGGAAGAGAAAGTCTAACTGTTTAGGCACCGATGAG GACTCCCAGGACAGCTCAGACGGAATCCCGTCAGCCCCTCGCATGACCGGCAGCTTGGTGTCCGACCGGAGCCACGACGACATCGTCACCCGCATGAAGAACATCGAGTGCATCGAGCTTGGCCGGCACCGCCTCAAGCCCTGGTACTTCTCCCCGTACCCCCAGGAGCTGACCGCTCTGCCTGTGCTCTATCTCTGCGAGTTCTGTCTGAAGTATGGAAAAAGCCTCAAGTGTCTACAGCGCCACCTG ACCAAATGTGACCTGCGCCATCCCCCAGGCAATGAGATTTACCGAAAGggcaccatttccttctttgaaattGATGGGCGTAAGAACAAG aGTTACTCCCAGAACCTCTGTCTTTTGGCCAAGTGTTTCCTGGACCACAAGACCCTGTATTACGACACAGACCCCTTCCTCTTCTATGTCATGACCGAGTACGACTGCAAGGGCTTCCACATCGTCGGCTACTTTTCCAAG GAAAAAGAGTCCACCGAGGATTACAATGTGGCCTGCATTCTGACTCTACCTCCCTACCAGCGCCGTGGCTATGGCAAGCTGCTCATTGAGTTCA GCTATGAGTTGTCTAAGGTGGAAGGGAAAACGGGGACACCCGAGAAGCCCCTCTCGGACCTCGGCCTTCTGTCCTATCGCAGCTACTGGTCCCAGACCATCCTGGAGATCCTCatgggcctgaagtcagagagCGGGGAGAGGCCCCAGATTACAATCAA TGAGATCAGTGAGATCACCAGCATCAAGAAGGAAGATGTCATCTCGACGCTACAGTACCTCAATCTCATTAACTACTACAAG GGCCAGTACATCCTGACGCTGTCTGAGGACATCGTGGACGGCCACGAGCGTGCCATGCTCAAACGGCTTTTGCGCATTGACTCCAAGTGTCTACACTTCACACCAAAGGACTGGAGCAAACGGGGAAAGTGGTGA
- the KAT5 gene encoding histone acetyltransferase KAT5 isoform X2 — MRRRGARPRPDSGPGPRSKRSSACSPGGRTPLPAFIFAVRAAPATSGSRHFLARSGPPRGLQTLTPLQLESGRLQHAGRDVTSRSRKRLLREGGKMAEVGEVIEGCRLPVLRRNQDNEDEWPLAEILSVKDISGRKLFYVHYIDFNKRLDEWVTHDRLDLKKIQFPKKEAKTPTKNGLPGSRPGSPEREVPASAQASGKTLPIPVQITLRFNLPKEREAIPGGEPDQPLSSSSCLQPNHRSTKRKVEVVSPATPVPSETAPASVFPQNGSTRRALAAQPGRKRKSNCLGTDEDSQDSSDGIPSAPRMTGSLVSDRSHDDIVTRMKNIECIELGRHRLKPWYFSPYPQELTALPVLYLCEFCLKYGKSLKCLQRHLTKCDLRHPPGNEIYRKGTISFFEIDGRKNKSYSQNLCLLAKCFLDHKTLYYDTDPFLFYVMTEYDCKGFHIVGYFSKEKESTEDYNVACILTLPPYQRRGYGKLLIEFSYELSKVEGKTGTPEKPLSDLGLLSYRSYWSQTILEILMGLKSESGERPQITINEISEITSIKKEDVISTLQYLNLINYYKGQYILTLSEDIVDGHERAMLKRLLRIDSKCLHFTPKDWSKRGKW; from the exons ATGAGAAGGCGAGGAGCTAGGCCCCGCCCTGATTCCGGCCCGGGGCCTCGAAGTAAACGCTCCTCTGCCTGCTCGCCCGGAGGCCGAACGCCACTGCCGGCGTTTATTTTCGCCGTTCGAGCCGCACCCGCCACAAGCGGCTCCCGACATTTCTTGGCCCGGTCCGGCCCTCCCAGAGGCCTCCAGACCCTCACACCCCTGCAGCTAGAATCCGGGAGGCTCCAGCACGCCGGACGTGACGTCACCTCACGGAGCCGGAAGCGGCtcctgagggagggagggaagatggcGGAGGTG GGCGAGGTCATCGAGGGTTGCCGCTTGCCCGTGCTGCGGCGTAACCAGGACAACGAGGATGAGTGGC CTCTGGCAGAGATCCTGAGTGTGAAGGACATCAGTGGGCGGAAGCTTTTCTACGTCCATTACATTGACT TCAACAAGCGCCTAGATGAGTGGGTGACCCATGACAGGCTGGACCTAAAGAAAATCCAGTTTCCCAAGAAAGAGGCCAAGACCCCCACCAAAAATGGGCTCCCTGGGTCCAGACCGGGCTCCCCTGAAAGGGAGGTG CCGGCTTCGGCCCAGGCCAGTGGGAAGACACTGCCGATCCCGGTGCAGATCACGCTCCGCTTCAACCTACCCAAGGAGCGCGAGGCCATCCCCGGCGGCGAGCCTGACCAGCCCCTCTCCTCCAGCTCCTGCCTGCAACCCAACCACCGTTCCACG AAAAGAAAAGTGGAAGTGGTTTCTCCAGCAACTCCCGTGCCCAGCGAGACGGCACCGGCTTCTGTTTTTCCTCAG AACGGCTCAACCCGGAGGGCCCTGGCAGCCCAGCCGGGACGGAAGAGAAAGTCTAACTGTTTAGGCACCGATGAG GACTCCCAGGACAGCTCAGACGGAATCCCGTCAGCCCCTCGCATGACCGGCAGCTTGGTGTCCGACCGGAGCCACGACGACATCGTCACCCGCATGAAGAACATCGAGTGCATCGAGCTTGGCCGGCACCGCCTCAAGCCCTGGTACTTCTCCCCGTACCCCCAGGAGCTGACCGCTCTGCCTGTGCTCTATCTCTGCGAGTTCTGTCTGAAGTATGGAAAAAGCCTCAAGTGTCTACAGCGCCACCTG ACCAAATGTGACCTGCGCCATCCCCCAGGCAATGAGATTTACCGAAAGggcaccatttccttctttgaaattGATGGGCGTAAGAACAAG aGTTACTCCCAGAACCTCTGTCTTTTGGCCAAGTGTTTCCTGGACCACAAGACCCTGTATTACGACACAGACCCCTTCCTCTTCTATGTCATGACCGAGTACGACTGCAAGGGCTTCCACATCGTCGGCTACTTTTCCAAG GAAAAAGAGTCCACCGAGGATTACAATGTGGCCTGCATTCTGACTCTACCTCCCTACCAGCGCCGTGGCTATGGCAAGCTGCTCATTGAGTTCA GCTATGAGTTGTCTAAGGTGGAAGGGAAAACGGGGACACCCGAGAAGCCCCTCTCGGACCTCGGCCTTCTGTCCTATCGCAGCTACTGGTCCCAGACCATCCTGGAGATCCTCatgggcctgaagtcagagagCGGGGAGAGGCCCCAGATTACAATCAA TGAGATCAGTGAGATCACCAGCATCAAGAAGGAAGATGTCATCTCGACGCTACAGTACCTCAATCTCATTAACTACTACAAG GGCCAGTACATCCTGACGCTGTCTGAGGACATCGTGGACGGCCACGAGCGTGCCATGCTCAAACGGCTTTTGCGCATTGACTCCAAGTGTCTACACTTCACACCAAAGGACTGGAGCAAACGGGGAAAGTGGTGA